One part of the Rhea pennata isolate bPtePen1 chromosome 29, bPtePen1.pri, whole genome shotgun sequence genome encodes these proteins:
- the NFE2 gene encoding transcription factor NF-E2 45 kDa subunit, which produces MCDPGGVLGAPEALAALGEAMGLAPPPVLAPPPALAPPPALAPPLGLAPPLGLAPPLVPAPSAAEVELTWQEILSLSELQGLDVAGEPLYEAPFCTLLPPAGPYAPCPPPPPPPPPAAPMGAPTFAPPPPPPPPPPPPPVLPPPAPASRDARRALALALPIPAEKLVSLPVEDFNALVGRYPLSEQQLALARDIRRRGKNKVAARNCRRRKLETIARLQGELGRLGRERDRLLRDRGQAQRALGALRRDLGRLSRQVLGALRDAAGRPLPAERFALRLAPDGAVCLVPRAARPDEPGD; this is translated from the exons atGTGTGACCCCGGCGGGGTGCTGGGCGCCCCCGAG GCGCTGGCGGCGCTGGGGGAGGCCATGGGGCTGGCTCCGCCCCCCGTCCTGGCACCGCCCcctgccctggctccaccccccgcgctggccccgcccctcgggctggccccgcccctcggGCTGGCCCCGCCCCTCGTCCCCGCCCCCAGCGCCGCCGAGGTGGAGCTCACGTGGCAGGAGATCCTCTCCCTCAGCGAGCTGCAG GGCCTGGACGTGGCGGGCGAGCCGCTGTACGAGGCGCCTTTCTGCAccctgctgccgcccgccggcccctACGCGCCCTgcccgccaccaccaccaccaccaccaccagcagcacccatgggtgcccccACCTTcgccccaccaccaccaccaccaccgccaccgccgccaccgccggtgctgccgccgccggcaccggcgAGCCGCGACGCCCGGCgggcgctggcgctggcgctgccCATCCCGGCGGAGAAGCTCGTGAGCCTGCCGGTGGAGGACTTCAACGCGCTGGTGGGGCGCTACCCGCTGTCGGAGCAGCAGCTGGCCCTGGCGCGCGACATCCGCCGGCGCGGCAAGAACAAGGTGGCGGCGCGCAACTGCCGCCGCCGCAAGCTCGAGACCATCGCCCGGCTCCAGGGCGAGCTGGGCCGCCTGGGGCGCGAACGCGACCGGCTGCTGCGCGACCGGGGCCAGGCGCAACGGGCGTTGGGCGCCCTCCGGCGCGACCTCGGCCGCCTTTCGCGCCAGGTGCTGGGCGCCCTGCGCGacgccgccgggcgcccgctgcccgccgaGCGCTTCGCCCTGCGCCTGGCGCCCGACGGCGCCGTCTGCCTcgtgccccgcgccgcccgccccgacGAGCCCGGCGACTGA
- the HNRNPA1 gene encoding heterogeneous nuclear ribonucleoprotein A1 isoform X3 yields MSKNESPKEPEQLRKLFIGGLSFETTDESLRSHFEQWGTLTDCVVMRDPNTKRSRGFGFVTYSSVEEVDAAMNARPHKVDGRVVEPKRAVSREDSQRPGAHLTVKKIFVGGIKEDTEEHHLRDYFGQYGKIEVIEIMTDRGSGKKRGFAFVTFDDHDSVDKIVIQKYHTVNGHNCEVRKALSKQEMASASASQRGCPPPPPLLGRSGSGNFGGGRGGGFGGNDNFSRGGNFGGRGYGGSGPGYSGGNRGYGGSSTYDGYNNGGGGFGGGSGGRRPARGPALAVRNGLSEAGTGSNFGGGGNYNDFGSYNNQSSNFGPMKGGNFGGRSSGPYGGGGYGSSSGGGSYGGGRRF; encoded by the exons TCTCCCAAGGAGCCCGAGCAGCTGCGCAAGCTTTTCATCGGCGGCCTCAGCTTCGAAACGACAGACGAAAGCCTCCGCAGCCACTTCGAGCAATGGGGCACCCTAACTGACTGCGTG GTGATGCGAGACCCAAACACCAAGCGCTCGCGAGGCTTCGGCTTCGTCACGTATTCCTCGGTCGAAGAGGTCGACGCCGCCATGAACGCCAGGCCGCACAAAGTCGACGGCAGAGTTGTTGAACCAAAGAGGGCCGTGTCCAGAGAG GACTCGCAGCGGCCCGGCGCCCACCTCACAGTCAAGAAGATCTTTGTGGGCGGCATAAAGGAAGACACGGAAGAGCATCACTTGAGAGACTATTTCGGCCAGTACGGCAAAATCGAAGTCATCGAGATCATGACGGACCGCGGCAGCGGCAAGAAGAGGGGCTTCGCTTTCGTCACCTTCGACGACCACGACTCCGTCGACAAGATAGTCA TTCAGAAATACCACACTGTGAACGGGCACAACTGCGAGGTGAGGAAAGCCCTCTCGAAGCAGGAAATGGCCAGCGCTTCGGCCAGCCAGAGAG GCTGTCCCCCTCCGCCCCCTCTCCTAGGCCGCAGCGGCTCCGGCAACTtcggcggcggccgcggaggcgGCTTCGGCGGTAACGACAACTTCAGCCGCGGCGGCAACTTCGGTGGCCGTG GTTACGGTGGCAGCGGCCCCGGCTACTCCGGCGGCAACAGAGGCtacggcggcagcagcacctACGACGGTTATAACAACGGAGGCGGCGGCttcggcggcggcagcggcggcaggcGTCccgcgcgggggccggcgctCGCCGTGCGGAACGGCCTTTCCGAAGCCGGGACGG GCAGCAACTTCGGAGGAGGTGGGAACTACAACGATTTCGGCAGTTACAACAATCAGTCGTCCAATTTCGGCCCCATGAAGGGGGGCAACTTCGGGGGCAGGAGCTCGGGGCCGTACGGAGGCG GCGGCTACGGCAGCTCGAGCGGAGGCGGCAGCTACGGCGGCGGCAGGAGGTTTTAA
- the HNRNPA1 gene encoding heterogeneous nuclear ribonucleoprotein A1 isoform X1, whose translation MSKNESPKEPEQLRKLFIGGLSFETTDESLRSHFEQWGTLTDCVVMRDPNTKRSRGFGFVTYSSVEEVDAAMNARPHKVDGRVVEPKRAVSREDSQRPGAHLTVKKIFVGGIKEDTEEHHLRDYFGQYGKIEVIEIMTDRGSGKKRGFAFVTFDDHDSVDKIVIQKYHTVNGHNCEVRKALSKQEMASASASQRGCPPPPPLLGRSGSGNFGGGRGGGFGGNDNFSRGGNFGGRGGFGGSRGGGYGGGGDGYNGFGNDGYGGSGPGYSGGNRGYGGSSTYDGYNNGGGGFGGGSGGRRPARGPALAVRNGLSEAGTGSNFGGGGNYNDFGSYNNQSSNFGPMKGGNFGGRSSGPYGGGGYGSSSGGGSYGGGRRF comes from the exons TCTCCCAAGGAGCCCGAGCAGCTGCGCAAGCTTTTCATCGGCGGCCTCAGCTTCGAAACGACAGACGAAAGCCTCCGCAGCCACTTCGAGCAATGGGGCACCCTAACTGACTGCGTG GTGATGCGAGACCCAAACACCAAGCGCTCGCGAGGCTTCGGCTTCGTCACGTATTCCTCGGTCGAAGAGGTCGACGCCGCCATGAACGCCAGGCCGCACAAAGTCGACGGCAGAGTTGTTGAACCAAAGAGGGCCGTGTCCAGAGAG GACTCGCAGCGGCCCGGCGCCCACCTCACAGTCAAGAAGATCTTTGTGGGCGGCATAAAGGAAGACACGGAAGAGCATCACTTGAGAGACTATTTCGGCCAGTACGGCAAAATCGAAGTCATCGAGATCATGACGGACCGCGGCAGCGGCAAGAAGAGGGGCTTCGCTTTCGTCACCTTCGACGACCACGACTCCGTCGACAAGATAGTCA TTCAGAAATACCACACTGTGAACGGGCACAACTGCGAGGTGAGGAAAGCCCTCTCGAAGCAGGAAATGGCCAGCGCTTCGGCCAGCCAGAGAG GCTGTCCCCCTCCGCCCCCTCTCCTAGGCCGCAGCGGCTCCGGCAACTtcggcggcggccgcggaggcgGCTTCGGCGGTAACGACAACTTCAGCCGCGGCGGCAACTTCGGTGGCCGTG GTGGGTTTGGTGGCAGCCGCGGTGGCGGTTATGGAGGCGGTGGAGACGGCTATAATGGATTTGGCAACGACG GTTACGGTGGCAGCGGCCCCGGCTACTCCGGCGGCAACAGAGGCtacggcggcagcagcacctACGACGGTTATAACAACGGAGGCGGCGGCttcggcggcggcagcggcggcaggcGTCccgcgcgggggccggcgctCGCCGTGCGGAACGGCCTTTCCGAAGCCGGGACGG GCAGCAACTTCGGAGGAGGTGGGAACTACAACGATTTCGGCAGTTACAACAATCAGTCGTCCAATTTCGGCCCCATGAAGGGGGGCAACTTCGGGGGCAGGAGCTCGGGGCCGTACGGAGGCG GCGGCTACGGCAGCTCGAGCGGAGGCGGCAGCTACGGCGGCGGCAGGAGGTTTTAA
- the COPZ1 gene encoding coatomer subunit zeta-1 translates to MEALILEPSLYTVKAVIILDNDGDRLFAKYYDDTYPGAKEQKTFEKNIFNKTHRTDSEIALLEGLTVVYKSSIDLYFYVVGSSHENELMLTAVLNCLFDSLSQMLRKNVEKRALLENMEGLFLAVDEIVDGGVVLESDPQQVVHRVAVRGEDVPLTEQTVSQVLQSAKEQIKWSLLR, encoded by the exons ATGGAGGCGCTGATCCTG GAGCCGTCTCTCTACACCGTCAAGGCCGTCATCATCCTGGACAACGACGGCGACCGGCTCTTCGCCAAG TACTACGACGACACTTACCCCGGCGCCAAGGAGCAGAAGACCTTCGAGAAGAACATCTTCAACAAGACCCACCGCACTGACA GCGAGATCGCCCTGCTGGAGGGGCTCACCGTGGTCTACAAGAGCAGCATCGACCTCTACTTCTACGTCGTGGGCAGCTCGCACGAGAACGAG ctgatGCTCACGGCCGTCCTCAACTGCCTCTTCGACTCGCTCAGCCAGATGCTGCG gaagAACGTGGAGAAGCGGGCGCTGCTGGAGAACATGGAGGGGCTTTTTCTGGCCGTGGACGAGATCGTGGACGGCGG CGTTGTCCTCGAGAGCGACCCGCAGCAGGTGGTGCATCGCGTCGCCGTGCGG GGCGAGGATGTGCCGCTCACGGAGCAGACGGTCTCGCAG gtGCTGCAGTCGGCGAAGGAGCAGATCAAGTGGTCGCTGCTGCGCTAG
- the HNRNPA1 gene encoding heterogeneous nuclear ribonucleoprotein A1 isoform X2, whose translation MSKNESPKEPEQLRKLFIGGLSFETTDESLRSHFEQWGTLTDCVVMRDPNTKRSRGFGFVTYSSVEEVDAAMNARPHKVDGRVVEPKRAVSREDSQRPGAHLTVKKIFVGGIKEDTEEHHLRDYFGQYGKIEVIEIMTDRGSGKKRGFAFVTFDDHDSVDKIVIQKYHTVNGHNCEVRKALSKQEMASASASQRGRSGSGNFGGGRGGGFGGNDNFSRGGNFGGRGGFGGSRGGGYGGGGDGYNGFGNDGYGGSGPGYSGGNRGYGGSSTYDGYNNGGGGFGGGSGGRRPARGPALAVRNGLSEAGTGSNFGGGGNYNDFGSYNNQSSNFGPMKGGNFGGRSSGPYGGGGYGSSSGGGSYGGGRRF comes from the exons TCTCCCAAGGAGCCCGAGCAGCTGCGCAAGCTTTTCATCGGCGGCCTCAGCTTCGAAACGACAGACGAAAGCCTCCGCAGCCACTTCGAGCAATGGGGCACCCTAACTGACTGCGTG GTGATGCGAGACCCAAACACCAAGCGCTCGCGAGGCTTCGGCTTCGTCACGTATTCCTCGGTCGAAGAGGTCGACGCCGCCATGAACGCCAGGCCGCACAAAGTCGACGGCAGAGTTGTTGAACCAAAGAGGGCCGTGTCCAGAGAG GACTCGCAGCGGCCCGGCGCCCACCTCACAGTCAAGAAGATCTTTGTGGGCGGCATAAAGGAAGACACGGAAGAGCATCACTTGAGAGACTATTTCGGCCAGTACGGCAAAATCGAAGTCATCGAGATCATGACGGACCGCGGCAGCGGCAAGAAGAGGGGCTTCGCTTTCGTCACCTTCGACGACCACGACTCCGTCGACAAGATAGTCA TTCAGAAATACCACACTGTGAACGGGCACAACTGCGAGGTGAGGAAAGCCCTCTCGAAGCAGGAAATGGCCAGCGCTTCGGCCAGCCAGAGAG GCCGCAGCGGCTCCGGCAACTtcggcggcggccgcggaggcgGCTTCGGCGGTAACGACAACTTCAGCCGCGGCGGCAACTTCGGTGGCCGTG GTGGGTTTGGTGGCAGCCGCGGTGGCGGTTATGGAGGCGGTGGAGACGGCTATAATGGATTTGGCAACGACG GTTACGGTGGCAGCGGCCCCGGCTACTCCGGCGGCAACAGAGGCtacggcggcagcagcacctACGACGGTTATAACAACGGAGGCGGCGGCttcggcggcggcagcggcggcaggcGTCccgcgcgggggccggcgctCGCCGTGCGGAACGGCCTTTCCGAAGCCGGGACGG GCAGCAACTTCGGAGGAGGTGGGAACTACAACGATTTCGGCAGTTACAACAATCAGTCGTCCAATTTCGGCCCCATGAAGGGGGGCAACTTCGGGGGCAGGAGCTCGGGGCCGTACGGAGGCG GCGGCTACGGCAGCTCGAGCGGAGGCGGCAGCTACGGCGGCGGCAGGAGGTTTTAA